The Rhodobacter sp. 24-YEA-8 DNA segment AAGCTCCTCCATCACAGCAACGATCGAGCCCTTATGGCGGCGCATCGTATTGTCGATCAGCATCCGTTCAAACGCCTCGACATATTCCTTCAGCGGCTTGCCTTCGGTGGTCATCGCCGGGCCCGAGGCCTCGTTATCGGCCATCAGCAAAGATGCAATCGAGCCGGAGCCGCGACGGTTCTGCAAGACCGCGCGTTCTGCGATATTCACCAGCTGGCGCACATTGCCCGGCCAGGGGGCCTGCAACAGCTGCGCGGCCTCCTGCGCCGTGACCTGAGGGGCATCACAGCCATATTCTTCGGAAAACTGCTCTGAAAGCCGGGTGAAGAGCTGAAGGATATCCTCACCGCGCGCCCGCAATGGCGGCAATACGATGGTCATCGCGCCCAGCCGGTAGAAGAGATCGGGGCGCAACGCCTGTTCCAGCGTCAGATCCTGCGCCTGTTGGTTGCGGATCGCGATGATGCGGGTTTCCGGCGGCAGGCCCTGATCGTTGATGAAGGTCAGAAGCCGCGCCTGCAGCCCCTGGCTCAGTGCCTCGATATCTTCCAGCAGCAACGTGCCGCCCCGTGCCTCTTCGACCAGCGGGATCGCGCCGTCTTCACCAGGCCCGAAGAGCTTGGCGGAAAGCTGATCCTCGGACCAGGCAGCGCAGGAGATCGTCACGAATTTCTTCGACGCGCGCGGCCCCACCGCATGCAGCGCATGGGCGACAAGTGTCTTGCCGGTGCCGGTCTCGCCATCGATCAGAACATGTGAATCCGCCTGACCCAGATCGAGAATGTCTTCGCGCAGCCGCTCCATCGCGGGCGAGGTGCCGACCAGCTTTTGCATGATGGTGGTGCCATCGGCCAGCTCGCGGCGCAGCGCCCGGCTGTCCAGCGTCATCCGCCGCGCATGGGTCGCCTTTTTCGCCAGTTCCGTCATCCGGTCCGGGTTGAACGGTTTTTCCAGAAAATCGAAGGCGCCGACCCGCATCGCCTCTACCGCCATCGGCACATCGCCATGCCCGGTGATCATGATCACCGGCAGGCCGGAATCGAGGCTCATCAGTTTCTTGAGAAACGCCATACCATCCATACCGGGCATCTTGATATCCGACACCACGACGCCGGAAAAATCCGCGCCGATGGATTTCAGCGCATCTTCCGCCGAAGGATAGGTCTCGGTGTCAAAGCCCGAGAGCGCCAGCCACTGGCTGATCGAGGCGCGCATATCCGCCTCGTCATCCACGATCGCCACTTTCATCGCGCGTGCCATATTGACCTCATTCTGCTGCTTGTCTTGCGTCGCCAAGGATCGGGAGCTGCATCTCGAAGACTGCGCCTCCCTGCGCCCCATCCTGCGCTTCGCCATTATGGGCGGTCAGCCGGCCGCCCAGATCGGTTACAATCCCGGAAGAGATCGCAAGGCCAAGCCCCACGCCCTCGCCGGGTTTCTTCGTCGTGTAGAAGGGCTCGAACAGGTTATCGAGATCGATGATCCCCGGCCCGTTGTCGCGCACCGTCAGTGTCGCCGTCTCGCCTGCGGCGAGCAGAAGTTCGATCTGCGGATTGGGAACCTCGCGCAGCGCATCAAGCGCATTGCGCAACAGATTGATAATCACCTGTTCCAGCCGGATCCGGTCTGCCATCACCATGACCGGCTGGCGCGGCATGCCGCGCACGATCTTGACGACCCGGCTTTTCAGCTGCGGCTCCATCATCGCCAGCGCCGATGAGACACAGGCGCGCAGATCCACCGGCTCGAAGGCCTCGCCGCCTTTGCGGGCATAGGATTTCAGCTGGCGGGTGATCGACCCCATCCGGTCGATCAGATCGTCGATCCGCTGGAAGGAAGACAGCGCCTCTTCCGGCCGTTTGCGCTGTAACAACAGCCGCGCACCCGCGAGATAGGTCTTCATCGCGGCCAGCGGCTGGTTCAGCTCATGGCTGACCGCCGCCGACATCTCGCCCAGAACCGCCAGTTTCGACGATTGCTCCAGCGTCTGCTCGGCAACCTGCAGGTTGGCCTCGACCTTTTCGCGCTCGGCGATCTCGCGTTGCAGCCGCACATTCAGCGCCCGCAGTTCCGCCGATTCGCGGGCCAGCGACCAGGAACGCGACCAGGCCCGCCGTGTCAGGAAATAGAAGGCAATCGACATCAGGATCGCGAAACCCATGATCTCGAGCGCGAGGATACCATTCACCCTTTCGCGGACCTGGGTGTAATCGGTGAAGGTCACGATGCGCCAGCCGCGAAACGGAATACGCGCCTCGGTCTTCATCACCGGATCGCCCTGCATCCAGGCATCGGTGCGTGGCCTTGCCCAGTCAGTCGAGGCCTGGATCGCGCGTTCAAGCGCGCTCATGGGTTCGCCGCGCGCCATGGCCTCATTCAGCGGGCGGCCACGCCAGGAGGGCACAGTGGTCAGAATGACCGTACCCTCGGAATTCGTGACCACCACCGCGTCATTCAGCCCCGACCAGGCGCGTTCATATTTCAGCAGATCGACCGAGACGACGATGACACCGAGGATCTTGCCATCCGAGCGGATCGCCCGGCTGTAACTGAAATCATAACCGCCCGATTCGCGCGGAGAAGAGGTAAAGATCGTCTCATTGGTGCGTTGCGCATCAACGAAATACCCTTCCTGACGGAAGTTCGACCCCAGGATATTGCGGTTGGTCGCCCCCACCACGCGGCCATCGATATCGAGAAGCCGGATCGCCGCCACGCCGATTTCCGCCTGGAGCGCGATCAGTTTCGCAGAGGTGCGCGAGAAGTTCCCGTCTTTCAGCGCCGCGATCAGATCCGGGTCGCGCGCCAGCAGCAAAGGGACCACCGAGGTGCGCTGCAATTCCGAGACAAGGTTCCCGGAATAAAGTGCGAGGCGCACATCCGAGCGGTTGCGGTTGGTTTCCGTGAACCGCTCGGTCAGCCAGCGATTCGAGACCAGCACCACACCGATAGCCGCCACAACCAGCGCCAGAATGACAAGCTTTACCCGCCAGGGAAGACCCTGTGGTTTGTCATTCGGCTGTGTGCTCTCGCTGCGAAACATTGCGCTAAAATAGGCGCCGCGCCGGATTGCCTCAAGGCGATGGGGGTCAGGCCAGCGCCAACCCGCCCATGAGCGAGGCGAAAAGCGCTGCGCCATCTTTCGACCCGTGCAGCGGCTCGAAAGCGCGTTCGGGATGCGGCATCATACCCAGCACGCGGCGGTTCTCCGACAGGACGCCGGCGATATCGCCCATCGAGCCATTCGGGTTGTCGCCATAGGTAAAGGCAATGCGGTCTTCGGCTTTCAGCGCCGCCAGCGTTGCCTCATCCACGGTGTAATTGCCATCGTGATGCGCGATCGGCACGCGGATTTCATCGCCTTTTCCGTAATTTGCGGTAAAGGCGGATTGGGTGGTCGCGACCTTCAGCGTGATGGTGCGGCAGATATATTGCAGGCCCTTGTTGCGCATCAGCACACCGGGCAAAAGCCGCATTTCCGTCAGGATCTGGAAACCATTGCAGATGCCGATGGCGTAACCGCCACGCCCGGCATGGGCCCTGACCGCAGCCGAGATCGGCGATTGTGCCGCGATGGCGCCGCAGCGCAGGTAATCCCCGTATGAGAAGCCACCCGGCACGCCGACAATATCGGTGCCCGCCGGAAGATCGCTGTCCTTGTGCCAGACGCGGGTGACATCGAAGCCGGCCTTTTCAAAAGCGACGGCAAGGTCACGGTCGCAATTCGAGCCGGGGAAGGTGATGACGGCGGCTTTCATGGGCGCACTCCGATGGGCACTGGGTTGGCGGCGGTGCCCTTCCTTACTGCGAGCCCGGGCCTTACTGCAAGCCCGCGCCTTACCGGAGGCCCATGCCTTACTGCAAGCCGATGGCCGGTTCCGGCCTCAGGTAAGCGGCTCAGCCCCGCGGGCGCAACCGGCGCTCGAAAACCTCTTGCGAGGGGAAGATCACCGGCAGGCGCCAGGCGGTCAGGATGGATTTCAGGGCAGTCATGTCTTGGCTCCGAAGGAAAAAGGCCTCCCCCGTGCAAGATAGCAGTGCGGCGCTGCGGCGAGAACCCTCAGCCCGGCAAAGCCGTTGGTTGCGGGCTGCATGTCTGACGTCGCGTCAGGGGAAGATCAGGCGCTGATCAGGCTGCGCGCGGCCTCGCGGGCGGCGTCGGAAATGGTGTCACCCGAGATCATGCGGGCGATTTCCTCGACGCGCTCGGTGTCGGAAAGCGCCACCACGGTCGAGAGGGTGACATTGTTTTCGACCCGCTTTTCCACCCGCCAGTGATGCGCGCCAAGGGCCGCGACCTGGGGCGAATGGGTGACGACCAGCACCTGGGCCTCATCTGACAGCGCGCGGAGGCGCCGGCCGACCGCATCGGCGGTGGCCCCGCCGACACCGCGGTCGATTTCGTCAAAGATCAGCGTAAGGCCGCTCGCGCCGCCGGTCAGACAGACTTTCAGCGCAAGGAGAAAGCGCGACAGCTCGCCCCCGGACGCTATTTTGTTCAGCGGGCCGGGCGGCGCGCCCGGGTTGGTGGCCACGGTGAAGGTGACCTGATCCTGACCGTCGGGACCGGGGTCCGAGCTGGTGATCACGCTGCGAAACACCGCGCGCTCCATCTTCAGGGGCGCGAGCTCGGCGGCCATCGCGGCATCGAGCCGCTCGGCCGCCCGCTGCCGCAGGCCTGTGATCCGGACAGCCTCGGCCTGATAATCTGCATCGGCTTTGGCCAGCGCAGCAGCGAGGCGGCCCAGTCCGGCCTCGCCCGCATCAAGCGCCGCGAGACGGGCGGAGAGATCGGCGGCATGGCGCGCCAGATCATCCGCCGGGATACCATATTTGCGCGAAGCGGCGCGGATCGCGAAGAGCCGCTCTTCGGCAGATTCGAGCGCCGCCGGGTCGAAATCCAGCGCCTGAAGCGCGGCCTCCACCCCGGATTGCGCCTCGGAAAGCTCGATCATCGCGCGGGACAATGCGGCCAGCGCCTCGTCAAGACGGCCCGCCGCCTTGTCCGCCGCCGATTCCAGCCAGCGGGTGGCGTCCCGCATCCGGCCCTCCGCGCCCTCTTCCGACAAGGCCCCAAGCGCCTTGGCGACATCTTCGCGGATGCGGCCCGCAGCCTGCATAAGCCGCCGTTTCGTATCCAGTGCCGCTTCTTCGCCCGGTTCGGGCGCGAGCTTTTCCAGCTCGGCCACGGCATGGCGCAGAAAATCCTCTTCGGTCCTGGCCCGCTCAATCTGCACCTCAGCCGCAGCGATCGCCTCGCGCGCGCCGCGGCGCGCCGTCCAGAGACCGCGCAACGCCCCGAGATCAACGCTGCCGAAGAGATCGAGCAAAGCCCGGTGCCCGCGCGGGTTCAGAAGCCCCCGGTCGTCATGCTGGCCGTGCAGTTCAACGAGCGTTTCCGACAGGCCCCGCAACACCTCGGCCGAGACGCGGCGGTCATTGGCCCAGGCCTGGCGGCGACCATCGGCATGGGCCAGGCGACGGAGGATAAGCTCGCCCTCGGTTTCTACACCGGCCTCTTCGAGGATCGCATGGGCCGGATGCCCGGCGGGCAGATCGAAAATAGCCGTGACCTCGCCGCGGTCGGCGCCCTGCCGCACCAGATCGGCGCGGCCCTTCCAGCCGAGCACCATGCCAAGCGCATCAAGCAGGATCGACTTGCCCGCCCCGGTCTCGCCGGTCAGCACATTGAGCCCCGCGCCGAGATCCAGCGTGAGGCGGTCAATGATCAGAATGTCGCGAATGTCGAGCGAGATCAGCATGAGAGGATCAGCATATGAGGTCTGGCATGGATCGGCGGGGACGCATCACGCCCCCTGCCCGACCGTTACAGCCATTCACCACGGACCATCTGACGATAGGCTTTCGACAGCCAGCTGTCGCCCTTGACCTCGGGCGAGAGGCCTTTGCCTTTCAACAGATTATAACCGTCCTGGTAGAAGGGCGAGGACTGGTAGTTATAGCCCAGGATCGCGCCGGCGGTCTGCGCCTCGGCCTCGAAGCCAAGCGCCAGATAGCATTCGATCAGACGATAGAGCGCCTCGGCGGTATGGGTCGTGGTCTGGTAATCCTGCACAACGGTGCGGAACCGGTTCAGCGCGGCGGTATAATGGCGGCGCTTGAGATAATAGCGCCCGATCTCCATTTCCTTCGCCGCAAGATGGTCGAAGGCGAGATCGAATTTCATGATCGCCGAAGTGCTGTATTCGCTGTCCGGATAGCGTTCGATCACATCGCGCAGGGAGACCAGCGCCTGATAGGTCAGCCCCTGGTCGCGGCCGACATCCTCGATCTGGTCATAATAGCTGAGCGCCATCAGATAGGCCGCATAGGGCGCGTCTTCGTCATCGGGATAGAAATCAAGGAAGCGCTGCGCGGCGGCGCGGGCCTCTTCGTATTTTTTCGTCTTGTGATTGACGAAAGCCTGCATGATCAGCGCGCGGCGGGCGAATTCCGAATAGGGATATAGCCGTTCGACTTCCTGGAAATACATCAGGGAATCACCGGCGCGGCGGGCCGTTTCCAGCTCCAGCTCGCCCTTGCGGTAGATTTCCTCGGCATTGAGGGCCTCAAGCGACTCAGTCTTTGAGGTTTTGCCGCCACCGCAGGCCGAAAGCGACACCGTGAGCAGCAAAGCTGCCCCGATCTTCAGCGCCGGAATGCCTGATCCCGGTCCCTTGCCTGCCATCTTCCGCTTATCCAAACCTGACTTCCTTGCCCGGATCCGCCACGTCGCGACCGGGATACTCCCCTGCCCCAGACCGATGGACCCGGTTTACCCGGGGCTCATCCTGGCGATTTGCCTGTGTCCTAGCACAGAAAAATCGGTTGCGCAAAATGCCTTTCTTATCCGCCATAAAGCCGCCTGCCTGTGGGGTGAGGGCCGCCGAACTGCCACTTTGCAAGGCCGGCCCGCCCCTCTGCGGCGCGCAATCAGGCGGCGCGGCGGCGCGAGGACGGCAGATCGCCGCGATGAACGCCGATTCCAGGCAGTTTCCCGCCGATACCGCTGCTGCATTCCTCGATCCGGAAATTGGTCGGGTCGGCGAACAGCGCGCGCAAGAGGCGATTGGTCAGCGCGTGACCGGCACGAATGCCGGTGTAACGCCCGAGAATCGGCCCGCCGGCAAGCGAGAGATCGCCTACGGCATCAAGCATCTTATGGCGCACCGGCTCGTCTTCATGACGCAGACCGCCGGGCGAAACCACACGGTCACCGTCAAACACAACGGCATTGTCCAGCGTGCCGCCAAGCGCCAGCCCGCGTTCGCGCATCGCATCGACATCGGCCTGACGGCAGAAGGTGCGGCTGTCGGACAGTTCGCGCACGAAAGCGCCGTTCGACATGCGCAGATGGCGTTCCTGGGTGCCGATGGCTGCCTCGGCAAATTCGATGCGGAAGTCGATTTCCAGCATATCGGCGGGCTCGAGACGGGCAATCGCCTCGCCTTCGCGCACCTCGACCGGTTTCAGCACGCGGATGGCACGGATTTCCGAGGCCTGTTCACGAATGCCGGCGGCCAGAAAGCCCTGCACAAAGGGCTCGGCCGAGCCGTCAAGGATCGGCACTTCACCGCAATCGATCTCGATCAGCGCGTTATGGATCGCGCAGCCGGCAAGGGCCGCGGTCAGGTGTTCAACGGTCGAGACCGAGACACCATCGGCATTCTCGACGACGGTGCAAAGCCGCGACGGCGTCACCGCCGACCAGATTGCCGGGATATCAGCGCGCTGCCCGCTGGTTCCGGCCAGAATATCGGTGCGGCGGAACCAGATGCCATGATCGGCCGGAGCCGGGCGCACCGTCATGCGCGCAGACTGCCCGGTGTGGAGACCCACCCCGCTGAAGCTGACTGCCGTGTTCAGTGTGTTTTGCACCCTGGTGCCTCTTTCTCTCGCCGTCTGGTCCTGCCTCAGGACAATCGGAACGGCTCCGCATCATTTCCGGCCCTTGGGGAGTAAGCCCCACGCCTTCGTTAAGATTAGTTAGTAAATGGTGAGGGGGATCACAATTCACCTTTTGCAACGGTTTGTGACACAGTTTGCGACTGCAGCAAGATGATGATTCCAAAAGAAAAAGGGCCGGTTTCCCGGCCCTTTTTGTAACATAGGATTCTGCTCGTTTCAGTTGGCCTGTCTTCTGAGGAATGCAGGAATCTCGATCTTGTCCTGATCG contains these protein-coding regions:
- the lpxC gene encoding UDP-3-O-acyl-N-acetylglucosamine deacetylase, with amino-acid sequence MQNTLNTAVSFSGVGLHTGQSARMTVRPAPADHGIWFRRTDILAGTSGQRADIPAIWSAVTPSRLCTVVENADGVSVSTVEHLTAALAGCAIHNALIEIDCGEVPILDGSAEPFVQGFLAAGIREQASEIRAIRVLKPVEVREGEAIARLEPADMLEIDFRIEFAEAAIGTQERHLRMSNGAFVRELSDSRTFCRQADVDAMRERGLALGGTLDNAVVFDGDRVVSPGGLRHEDEPVRHKMLDAVGDLSLAGGPILGRYTGIRAGHALTNRLLRALFADPTNFRIEECSSGIGGKLPGIGVHRGDLPSSRRRAA
- a CDS encoding outer membrane protein assembly factor BamD produces the protein MAGKGPGSGIPALKIGAALLLTVSLSACGGGKTSKTESLEALNAEEIYRKGELELETARRAGDSLMYFQEVERLYPYSEFARRALIMQAFVNHKTKKYEEARAAAQRFLDFYPDDEDAPYAAYLMALSYYDQIEDVGRDQGLTYQALVSLRDVIERYPDSEYSTSAIMKFDLAFDHLAAKEMEIGRYYLKRRHYTAALNRFRTVVQDYQTTTHTAEALYRLIECYLALGFEAEAQTAGAILGYNYQSSPFYQDGYNLLKGKGLSPEVKGDSWLSKAYRQMVRGEWL
- a CDS encoding ATP-binding protein, which codes for MFRSESTQPNDKPQGLPWRVKLVILALVVAAIGVVLVSNRWLTERFTETNRNRSDVRLALYSGNLVSELQRTSVVPLLLARDPDLIAALKDGNFSRTSAKLIALQAEIGVAAIRLLDIDGRVVGATNRNILGSNFRQEGYFVDAQRTNETIFTSSPRESGGYDFSYSRAIRSDGKILGVIVVSVDLLKYERAWSGLNDAVVVTNSEGTVILTTVPSWRGRPLNEAMARGEPMSALERAIQASTDWARPRTDAWMQGDPVMKTEARIPFRGWRIVTFTDYTQVRERVNGILALEIMGFAILMSIAFYFLTRRAWSRSWSLARESAELRALNVRLQREIAEREKVEANLQVAEQTLEQSSKLAVLGEMSAAVSHELNQPLAAMKTYLAGARLLLQRKRPEEALSSFQRIDDLIDRMGSITRQLKSYARKGGEAFEPVDLRACVSSALAMMEPQLKSRVVKIVRGMPRQPVMVMADRIRLEQVIINLLRNALDALREVPNPQIELLLAAGETATLTVRDNGPGIIDLDNLFEPFYTTKKPGEGVGLGLAISSGIVTDLGGRLTAHNGEAQDGAQGGAVFEMQLPILGDARQAAE
- a CDS encoding sigma-54 dependent transcriptional regulator, yielding MARAMKVAIVDDEADMRASISQWLALSGFDTETYPSAEDALKSIGADFSGVVVSDIKMPGMDGMAFLKKLMSLDSGLPVIMITGHGDVPMAVEAMRVGAFDFLEKPFNPDRMTELAKKATHARRMTLDSRALRRELADGTTIMQKLVGTSPAMERLREDILDLGQADSHVLIDGETGTGKTLVAHALHAVGPRASKKFVTISCAAWSEDQLSAKLFGPGEDGAIPLVEEARGGTLLLEDIEALSQGLQARLLTFINDQGLPPETRIIAIRNQQAQDLTLEQALRPDLFYRLGAMTIVLPPLRARGEDILQLFTRLSEQFSEEYGCDAPQVTAQEAAQLLQAPWPGNVRQLVNIAERAVLQNRRGSGSIASLLMADNEASGPAMTTEGKPLKEYVEAFERMLIDNTMRRHKGSIVAVMEELCLPRRTLNEKMAKYNLQRSDYT
- the recN gene encoding DNA repair protein RecN, whose amino-acid sequence is MLISLDIRDILIIDRLTLDLGAGLNVLTGETGAGKSILLDALGMVLGWKGRADLVRQGADRGEVTAIFDLPAGHPAHAILEEAGVETEGELILRRLAHADGRRQAWANDRRVSAEVLRGLSETLVELHGQHDDRGLLNPRGHRALLDLFGSVDLGALRGLWTARRGAREAIAAAEVQIERARTEEDFLRHAVAELEKLAPEPGEEAALDTKRRLMQAAGRIREDVAKALGALSEEGAEGRMRDATRWLESAADKAAGRLDEALAALSRAMIELSEAQSGVEAALQALDFDPAALESAEERLFAIRAASRKYGIPADDLARHAADLSARLAALDAGEAGLGRLAAALAKADADYQAEAVRITGLRQRAAERLDAAMAAELAPLKMERAVFRSVITSSDPGPDGQDQVTFTVATNPGAPPGPLNKIASGGELSRFLLALKVCLTGGASGLTLIFDEIDRGVGGATADAVGRRLRALSDEAQVLVVTHSPQVAALGAHHWRVEKRVENNVTLSTVVALSDTERVEEIARMISGDTISDAAREAARSLISA
- the purQ gene encoding phosphoribosylformylglycinamidine synthase subunit PurQ, yielding MKAAVITFPGSNCDRDLAVAFEKAGFDVTRVWHKDSDLPAGTDIVGVPGGFSYGDYLRCGAIAAQSPISAAVRAHAGRGGYAIGICNGFQILTEMRLLPGVLMRNKGLQYICRTITLKVATTQSAFTANYGKGDEIRVPIAHHDGNYTVDEATLAALKAEDRIAFTYGDNPNGSMGDIAGVLSENRRVLGMMPHPERAFEPLHGSKDGAALFASLMGGLALA